Proteins encoded in a region of the Sulfurimonas marina genome:
- a CDS encoding aminotransferase class I/II-fold pyridoxal phosphate-dependent enzyme, with translation MNFYSNELKALKKSGRFRTREVLNYKIKDFASNDYLGLAHNKELHRKTVDVLNDLDVHSSKASLLVNGYHQIHKDFEDELCRINGFEAGVVLGSGFNANIALIESLVRKGDKLFMDELYHASGVLATNLEHVDVTFFKHNDMDELETLLKNSKGKRNIVAVEGIYSMDGDLCPKEVFSLCDQYEAILIVDEAHSSGVVGKKLMGVYDLYNIEIKPNHIKMGTLGKAYGSFGAYILSSAHINEYLINRAKPIIYATSLSLYDTLLGHNALKYIIENKESLKEEIAKRQAIVKKELGLEIDGLIAPIVIGDNRKVIEIKNKLFEQGYSIGAIRQPTVASAILRVITRLGESCEDLTKVAQMINQEVHLED, from the coding sequence ATGAATTTTTACAGCAACGAGCTCAAAGCGTTAAAAAAATCGGGACGTTTTCGTACACGCGAAGTTTTAAACTATAAGATAAAAGATTTTGCTTCAAACGATTATCTTGGTCTGGCTCACAATAAGGAGTTGCACCGTAAAACTGTAGATGTATTAAATGACTTAGACGTACACAGTTCAAAAGCTTCTTTATTAGTAAACGGTTACCATCAGATACATAAAGATTTTGAGGATGAACTATGCCGCATTAACGGTTTTGAGGCAGGGGTTGTTTTAGGCAGCGGTTTTAATGCCAATATCGCTTTGATTGAGTCTTTAGTACGTAAGGGTGATAAACTTTTTATGGATGAGTTGTATCACGCCTCAGGTGTACTTGCTACAAATCTTGAGCATGTCGATGTGACTTTTTTTAAACACAACGACATGGATGAGTTGGAAACTCTACTCAAAAACTCAAAGGGTAAAAGAAACATTGTGGCAGTTGAGGGGATCTACTCTATGGACGGTGATCTTTGTCCTAAAGAGGTTTTTTCACTCTGTGATCAATATGAAGCTATTTTGATAGTAGACGAGGCACACAGCAGCGGTGTTGTAGGGAAAAAACTTATGGGTGTATATGATCTTTACAACATCGAGATCAAACCAAATCATATAAAGATGGGGACACTCGGCAAAGCATACGGAAGTTTCGGTGCCTATATCTTGTCCTCTGCTCATATTAACGAGTATCTTATAAACCGTGCAAAGCCTATTATCTATGCTACCTCTTTATCTTTGTACGATACATTGCTCGGACATAATGCGCTGAAATATATTATAGAAAACAAAGAGAGTTTAAAAGAGGAGATTGCAAAAAGACAAGCGATTGTAAAAAAAGAGCTGGGTTTAGAGATCGATGGATTAATTGCACCGATAGTGATCGGGGATAACCGTAAGGTGATTGAGATTAAAAACAAACTTTTTGAGCAGGGGTACAGCATAGGTGCTATTCGCCAGCCCACAGTTGCTAGTGCAATTTTAAGGGTGATTACACGTTTGGGTGAGAGTTGTGAAGACCTTACTAAAGTTGCCCAAATGATCAATCAAGAGGTGCATCTTGAAGATTAA